A stretch of the Capsicum annuum cultivar UCD-10X-F1 chromosome 8, UCD10Xv1.1, whole genome shotgun sequence genome encodes the following:
- the LOC107840345 gene encoding 3-hydroxyisobutyryl-CoA hydrolase 1 isoform X2, translated as MRTTMAQTSSNNGGINQVLVEGTGNVRTFILNRSKQLNALSFQMGRGRAFCAGGDLSLVFSHQSNWKIGANYFQKQYTLNYVMATYSKPQVSILNGIVMGGGAGVSIHGRFRVATEKSVFAMPETALGLFPDVGASYYLSRLPGFFGEYAGLTGSRLDGAEMLACGLATHFVSSDKLPPLEQALVKVNTSDPDAISAIISHFSHIPKLKDESPYHKMKIINRCFSRRTIEEIISTLESEALDTKGDWISSTIQSLKKSSPISLKISLRSIREGRLQDVGNCLVHEYRMVCHVLRAEFSKDLFEGCRAILVDKDKNPKWEPSRLELISDDDVDRYFSKIDDENWEDLKLPPRSNLPPYAIAKL; from the exons ATGAGAACCACCATGGCTCAAACCTCTTCTAACAATGGCGGAATCAATCAG GTTTTGGTGGAGGGGACTGGAAATGTTAGAACGTTCATATTAAATAGGTCAAAGCAGTTGAATGCACTTTCTTTTCAAATG GGACGGGGAAGGGCTTTTTGTGCGGGTGGTGATCTTTCACTTGTTTTTTCTCACCAGA GTAACTGGAAAATTGGTGCTAATTATTTCCAAAAGCAGTACACCTTGAACTATGTAATGGCAACTTATAGCAAACCCCAG GTTTCCATCCTTAATGGAATTGTCATGGGAGGCGGAGCTGGTGTTTCTATACATGGTAGATTTCGAGTTGCAACAGAAAAGTCG GTATTTGCTATGCCTGAAACAGCTTTGGGACTCTTTCCTGATGTAGGTGCCTCTTACTATTTATCAAGACTTCCTGGATTCTTTG GGGAATATGCTGGTCTTACCGGTTCTAGGTTGGATGGAGCTGAAATGCTTGCTTGTGGTCTTGCAACCCATTTTGTATCATCGGAT AAATTGCCACCTTTAGAACAAGCACTAGTCAAAGTCAATACAAGTGATCCAGATGCTATATCTGCTATCATAAGTCACTTTTCCCACATACCAAAGTTGAAAGATGAAAGCCCTTATCACAA GATGAAGATTATTAATCGCTGTTTCTCTCGAAGGACAATTGAAGAAATCATATCTACTCTT GAAAGTGAGGCTTTGGACACAAAGGGTGACTGGATCTCTTCAACCATTCAATCGCTGAAGAAATCATCTCCTATAAGTCTTAAAATTTCCTTGAGATCA ATAAGAGAAGGGAGGCTGCAAGATGTTGGTAATTGCCTTGTCCATGAGTATAGGATGGTTTGTCATGTGTTGAGGGCAGAATTTAGCAAGGACCTTTTTGAG GGATGCAGAGCCATACTCGTCGACAAGGATAAAAATCCTAAG TGGGAGCCCTCCAGACTGGAACTAATCAGCGATGATGATGTTGAtcgttacttctccaagatagatgaTGAAAACTGGGAAGACCTAAAGCTGCCTCCAAGATCAAACTTGCCTCCATATGCAATTGCCAAGCTTTAA
- the LOC107840345 gene encoding 3-hydroxyisobutyryl-CoA hydrolase 1 isoform X1, whose translation MRTTMAQTSSNNGGINQVLVEGTGNVRTFILNRSKQLNALSFQMISQLMELFYASEEDSNVKMIILKGRGRAFCAGGDLSLVFSHQSNWKIGANYFQKQYTLNYVMATYSKPQVSILNGIVMGGGAGVSIHGRFRVATEKSVFAMPETALGLFPDVGASYYLSRLPGFFGEYAGLTGSRLDGAEMLACGLATHFVSSDKLPPLEQALVKVNTSDPDAISAIISHFSHIPKLKDESPYHKMKIINRCFSRRTIEEIISTLESEALDTKGDWISSTIQSLKKSSPISLKISLRSIREGRLQDVGNCLVHEYRMVCHVLRAEFSKDLFEGCRAILVDKDKNPKWEPSRLELISDDDVDRYFSKIDDENWEDLKLPPRSNLPPYAIAKL comes from the exons ATGAGAACCACCATGGCTCAAACCTCTTCTAACAATGGCGGAATCAATCAG GTTTTGGTGGAGGGGACTGGAAATGTTAGAACGTTCATATTAAATAGGTCAAAGCAGTTGAATGCACTTTCTTTTCAAATG ATATCCCAGCTTATGGAACTTTTTTATGCTAGTGAAGAAGATTCTAATGTGAAGATGATAATATTAAAG GGACGGGGAAGGGCTTTTTGTGCGGGTGGTGATCTTTCACTTGTTTTTTCTCACCAGA GTAACTGGAAAATTGGTGCTAATTATTTCCAAAAGCAGTACACCTTGAACTATGTAATGGCAACTTATAGCAAACCCCAG GTTTCCATCCTTAATGGAATTGTCATGGGAGGCGGAGCTGGTGTTTCTATACATGGTAGATTTCGAGTTGCAACAGAAAAGTCG GTATTTGCTATGCCTGAAACAGCTTTGGGACTCTTTCCTGATGTAGGTGCCTCTTACTATTTATCAAGACTTCCTGGATTCTTTG GGGAATATGCTGGTCTTACCGGTTCTAGGTTGGATGGAGCTGAAATGCTTGCTTGTGGTCTTGCAACCCATTTTGTATCATCGGAT AAATTGCCACCTTTAGAACAAGCACTAGTCAAAGTCAATACAAGTGATCCAGATGCTATATCTGCTATCATAAGTCACTTTTCCCACATACCAAAGTTGAAAGATGAAAGCCCTTATCACAA GATGAAGATTATTAATCGCTGTTTCTCTCGAAGGACAATTGAAGAAATCATATCTACTCTT GAAAGTGAGGCTTTGGACACAAAGGGTGACTGGATCTCTTCAACCATTCAATCGCTGAAGAAATCATCTCCTATAAGTCTTAAAATTTCCTTGAGATCA ATAAGAGAAGGGAGGCTGCAAGATGTTGGTAATTGCCTTGTCCATGAGTATAGGATGGTTTGTCATGTGTTGAGGGCAGAATTTAGCAAGGACCTTTTTGAG GGATGCAGAGCCATACTCGTCGACAAGGATAAAAATCCTAAG TGGGAGCCCTCCAGACTGGAACTAATCAGCGATGATGATGTTGAtcgttacttctccaagatagatgaTGAAAACTGGGAAGACCTAAAGCTGCCTCCAAGATCAAACTTGCCTCCATATGCAATTGCCAAGCTTTAA
- the LOC107879988 gene encoding methyl jasmonate esterase 1-like: protein MCSFFKTRGRKDMKKSKFFTSLAVLILLLSFANATMSGPKRPKASKHFVLVHGAGLGAWSWYKIVALMRSSGHNVTALDLGASGINPKQVLEVRNLSSYFSPLMEFMISLPEDEKVVLVGHSLGGFSISKAMESFPGKISVAVFVAALMPGQILDAATIYNEASRGSTSQLDNHLTYDNGPTNPPTSIRLGPKYLATDVYQTSPIQDWALATTVVRPFYLYSSDEITKEIVLSRKNYGSVRRTYIVAPEDKVLPKEFQLRMIEKNPPDEVEEIQGSDHMPMSSKPLQLFTHLMRIANK from the exons ATGTGCTCATTTTTCAAAACAAGGGGAAgaaaagatatgaagaaaagCAAGTTCTTCACAAGTCTAGCAGTTCTAATACTTCTGTTGTCATTTGCAAATGCAACCATGTCAGGGCCCAAACGGCCTAAAGCTAGCAAGCACTTCGTGCTAGTTCATGGGGCTGGCCTTGGAGCCTGGTCCTGGTACAAGATTGTGGCATTAATGAGATCTTCAGGACATAATGTAACAGCTCTTGACTTGGGTGCTTCAGGGATCAACCCTAAGCAGGTCCTTGAAGTCCGAAATTTGTCCAGTTACTTTAGTCCGCTAATGGAGTTCATGATTTCTCTTCCAGAAGATGAAAAAGTGGTTCTTGTTGGCCATAGCCTTGGTGGATTTTCCATTTCTAAAGCCATGGAAAGCTTTCCAGGAAAGATTTCAGTTGCTGTATTTGTAGCTGCTCTAATGCCTGGTCAAATTCTCGATGCAGCCACCATCTATAATGAG GCATCCAGGGGATCAACATCTCAACTTGATAATCATCTTACATACGATAATGGACCTACCAATCCTCCAACCTCCATCAGATTAGGTCCAAAGTACTTGGCAACTGATGTCTACCAGACGAGTCCAATTCAA GATTGGGCACTGGCCACTACAGTAGTAAGGCCATTTTATTTATACAGTTCGGACGAAATAACAAAGGAGATAGTACTTTCAAGGAAAAACTACGGATCAGTTAGGCGAACGTACATTGTGGCGCCTGAAGATAAAGTTCTACCGAAGGAATTTCAACTGAGGATGATTGAAAAGAATCCACCAGATGAAGTTGAAGAGATCCAGGGCTCTGATCACATGCCCATGTCGTCTAAGCCTCTTCAACTTTTTACTCATCTAATGCGTATTGCCAACAAATGA